GCCAAACTTGTCCTCTCCTGGCTCATGCAGTATTGAGATACATACATCACCATTCTTTGCCACTAAGAGAGATGAAGTGATTATATACACTAGTAAACAGCAAACTTAGTAGGGGACACAAATTCCACTCCAATGATTCTAAAACGGTTACAGCTCTGGGTTTAGTAAGGCTCATAacgtgtgaccagtgtgtttaccATTAGGATGCCAGATTTCAGTGATGAACTTCATCTTGGGAGGCCGTAGTGGATAATCATAGGGAAAGGTCAAGTACGCTTTGAAAAACCCTCCTTCACtgtaagggagagaacagagaaagcaAAGCATTTCACATTGgggtcatttagcagatactcttatcACAGCGatttacaattagtgcattcatcttaagataactGGGCGAGACAACCACATATAAGTAAGTACCTTTTCCCTCAGtaaagtagttatcagcaaagtcagtgcaaGTAGGACTATAtacacacagtgtacaaaacattaaacaacttcctaatattgagttgcacccccttttgccctgagaacagcctcaattcgtcggggcatggactacaaggtgtcaaaagtgttctacagggatgctggtccatgttgactccaatgcttcccacagttgtgtcaagttggcaggatgtcctttgggtgatggactattattgatacacactggaaactgttgagcttgaaaatcCCCAGctgcgttgcagttcttaacactcAAATCGATGTCCCTAGCATCTActaccatgccccgttcaaaggcactgtcatcttttgtcttgcacattcatcctctgaatggcacacatacacaatccatgtctcaattgtctcaaggattaaaaatccttctttaacccgtctcctccccttcatctacactgattgaagtggatttaacaggtggcatcaataaggaatcatagcagtctatgtcatggaaaaggGGCTGTGGGATTCATttaagaggtagggtttcagacgtTTTCGGACGGTGGGCAGGGACTCTGCGGTCCTAGCCTCAGAGGGAAGCTGGTTCCAACATTGGGgttccaggacagagaagagctttgactgggtTGAGCAGGAGCTGATCCTCCGTAGGGGTTTGtcaccaagagaccagaggtggcagagtgctcgggttggggtgtagggtttgagcatagcctggaGGTAAAGAGGGGCAGTTTCTCTTGCTGCTTGATAGGTAAGCACCATTGTTCTGGAGTGGATgcaagcttcgactggaagccagtagAGTGTGCGGAGGAGCACGGTGACATGGGAAGGTTGAGCACCAGGCaggctgcagcgttctggataagttgcaggggtttgatggcacaagcggggagcccagccaagaGATACCGTAGCTGCATTAGTCTGGACAGGAGATGACAAGAGCCTGGAATAGGAACTTCGCCGCTTTCTGTGTGAGGAAGGGTCGTACTCCACGGATATTGTAGAGCATGAActtgcaggagcgagtcactgctttgatgtttacaGAGAATGACAAGTGGTTGttcagggtcacgccaaggttctttgcactctgggaaggGGACAATGTGGAGtagtcaaccgtgatggagaggtcttggagcgggcaggccttccccgggaaGAAGAGCAGCTCCGTCAAGGTCAAAGCAGTCATCATCCCCATTTACCCATCTGAGAGTACATTCAAAGTATGTACTCCTCTTCTTTAGGAATATCAACCTATGTTCTACTGACACATTCTCAAATAAATGTCCTAACTTACAAGAGGGTGTCTTGTGGCCCTATGATGACCACCTCCCATTTGTATATATCCTCATCATCTATTAGGCCAGCTGAAAAGCCCTCCACTGGGTTCTTGTTGAGCTCTGAAATAGAAAGACACAAGGTAACAAAATGCAACAACtaacaaaaaaaagacaaaaggAACAGTGAAAAGATGTTTAAACAGGGGTAGAAAAAGAGAGCGACAGGTACCTATTGTCAGTGTGGCCAACTGAAAAGGTGGCCTGTATGTACCCCCCCCACAAAATTGAACATCCATTGGCTGAAAGAATGTTCATGTGTCTGACAACTTCCAAGATATATAAACGTATAGCTATTTACTAAAATACAGAAGGGGATGGGTTAGTTAATAAtttgccttcagaaactattcaaactccttgactttttccacattttgttgttacagacaatatttaaaatgtattaaactgaGATTCTGTGTCATTTTCACCAATTAGATAAGCAGCTTCAATGTTtggtcactcaaaaagtggaagattttacatatactgtacccatcactttGTAGCACAGatagttggatgaaatacaaacaaaCCTTGCTTACACTTCAAAGCGAGGGCacagatttcagccttgtgggaaaaaacagaCAAAAAGTTTTAATTCCACCATGGAAAACACACGGCCATCAGACACCAGTCCAGGTCCACTCACCAGCATTATTTCCTTTCATCATTTGAACAGGGCGAGGGAACACAAAGCACACACAAGCTGCATTCAGTAACAATATTCTTATTTGTCTTATAAATAGAAGGCAGATGCTCCCTGACAACACAAGGAACTTTGATCCTATCAAAAGGGCAGGGGAGACTAGCCCATGCAAGCTGCATTTAGTCAAATTAACCTCTTCGGGGtcgggggcagtattcggaagtttggatgaatgaggttcccaaagtaaactgcctgttactcaggtccagaagctaggatatgcatataattggtagtatttGATAGAGTGTTTTCTaaggtttctaaaactgttaaaataatatatgtgagtataacagaactgatatggcaggcgaaaacccgaggagaaTCCATCAGAAATTTTATTTTTTGGAGCTCACCACTGATTTTTATGGCTCTCTATGGGAATAGAAAAGGAATAcatcccagattgcagttcctagggcttccagtagatgtcagtctttagagtttgttttttgaaaaactagctagaatttgtagttttttaagtggctcccattttggctgtagtgtttttaCGTGCGCGTGGATGAGAGTGCGCACTTCATTATCTATcgccggtaatgaacatactattctccgtcttacaTTGTATCAttcatttacatattagggtacctgaggattgattagaaatgttgtttgacttgtttgaacaAGGTTTATTGGTAACTTACAGGAttaatttgtatgcattttgaacgagggaaaccggtggattactgagtcaAGCGCGCCAATatgaaggactttatcaaacaaaataacCATTTGCAACttgatgaagatcttcaaaaggtaagtga
This window of the Oncorhynchus tshawytscha isolate Ot180627B linkage group LG12, Otsh_v2.0, whole genome shotgun sequence genome carries:
- the ube2g1b gene encoding ubiquitin-conjugating enzyme E2G 1b, producing the protein MTEQSALLLRKQLAELNKNPVEGFSAGLIDDEDIYKWEVVIIGPQDTLFEGGFFKAYLTFPYDYPLRPPKMKFITEIWHPNVAKNGDVCISILHEPGEDKFGYEKPEERWLPIHTVETIMISVISMLADPNSDSPANVDAAKEWREDPNGEFKRKVARCVRKSQEMAFD